A DNA window from Paraburkholderia sp. IMGN_8 contains the following coding sequences:
- a CDS encoding GlxA family transcriptional regulator translates to MNPAEPLPLQSIDGTAKQRIRFGIILLPNFTLTAFSGFVDLLRLSADEGDFSKPVRCSWSVIGETLAPVRASCGIQITPWETFDNAEPFDYVVVVGGLLHSGPAASEATLAFIRRAAATDATLVGMCTGVFSLMRAGVLDGHRICVSWFHYWDFIERFPSVDEEMLIADRLFVIDRRRITCSGGRASIDVAAAILLRHFETATVQKALRILLVDDMQKGNAPQPHPPGLAPAAHPKVKRAILLMEQHVGRSLSLDELARKLDLSPRQLERLFKAQTGKAPQAYAKQVRLRTAAWLLTSSDKTVADIASSCGFSDASHLGREFRKQFGLPPMMYREQRGTAAEAEDGAGYDETFPGRAQAI, encoded by the coding sequence ATGAACCCTGCTGAACCGCTTCCCCTTCAATCGATCGACGGCACCGCGAAGCAGCGCATCCGCTTCGGCATCATCCTGCTGCCGAATTTCACGCTGACGGCGTTCTCGGGTTTCGTCGACCTGTTGCGCCTGTCCGCCGACGAAGGCGACTTCAGCAAGCCCGTGCGCTGTTCGTGGAGCGTCATCGGGGAAACCCTTGCTCCGGTGCGCGCGAGTTGCGGCATCCAGATCACGCCGTGGGAAACCTTCGACAACGCCGAACCGTTCGACTACGTCGTCGTGGTAGGCGGCCTGCTGCATTCGGGGCCAGCCGCCAGCGAGGCGACGCTGGCCTTCATCCGCCGCGCCGCCGCGACCGACGCGACGCTCGTCGGTATGTGTACCGGCGTGTTCTCGCTGATGCGTGCGGGCGTGCTGGACGGCCACCGCATTTGCGTGAGCTGGTTTCACTACTGGGATTTCATCGAGCGTTTTCCATCGGTCGATGAAGAGATGCTAATTGCCGACCGCCTGTTCGTGATTGACCGCAGGCGCATCACCTGCTCGGGCGGGCGCGCGTCGATCGACGTGGCCGCGGCCATTTTGCTTCGCCACTTCGAAACCGCCACGGTACAAAAGGCGCTGCGCATTCTGCTGGTGGACGACATGCAGAAGGGCAACGCGCCGCAGCCGCATCCGCCGGGACTTGCGCCTGCCGCACATCCGAAGGTGAAGCGCGCGATCCTGCTGATGGAGCAACACGTGGGACGTTCGCTATCGCTCGACGAGCTCGCGCGCAAGCTCGATTTGTCGCCACGCCAGCTCGAACGCCTCTTCAAGGCGCAAACCGGCAAAGCGCCGCAAGCGTACGCGAAGCAGGTGCGCCTGCGCACCGCCGCATGGCTGCTGACGAGCTCGGATAAAACCGTGGCGGATATCGCGTCGAGTTGCGGCTTTTCCGACGCGTCGCATCTGGGCCGCGAATTCCGCAAGCAATTCGGCTTGCCGCCGATGATGTACCGCGAGCAGCGCGGCACAGCCGCGGAAGCGGAAGATGGCGCCGGGTATGACGAAACGTTTCCGGGCCGGGCTCAGGCGATCTGA
- the merR gene encoding Hg(II)-responsive transcriptional regulator translates to MENDRESLTIGAFARAAGVNVETIRFYQRKGLLLEPDKPYGSIRRYGEADVTRVRFVKSAQRLGFSLDEIAELLRLEDGTHCDEASSLAEHKLQDVKRKLADLRRMEAVLAQLVCACHSRKGNVSCPLIASLQRGEELGDNSAA, encoded by the coding sequence ATGGAGAACGATCGCGAGAGCCTGACCATTGGCGCCTTCGCCAGAGCTGCGGGCGTCAATGTGGAAACCATCCGGTTCTATCAGCGCAAAGGCTTGCTGCTCGAGCCGGACAAGCCGTACGGCAGTATTCGTCGCTACGGCGAGGCCGATGTCACAAGGGTAAGGTTCGTGAAGTCCGCCCAGCGGCTGGGCTTCAGCCTCGACGAAATCGCCGAGCTGCTCAGGTTGGAAGACGGGACGCATTGCGATGAGGCGAGCAGCCTCGCCGAGCATAAACTCCAGGATGTAAAGCGCAAGCTTGCAGACCTTCGGCGCATGGAGGCCGTGCTGGCCCAACTCGTGTGTGCGTGTCATTCGCGCAAGGGCAACGTGTCGTGCCCGCTGATTGCTTCGTTGCAACGAGGCGAAGAACTGGGCGACAACAGCGCCGCGTAA
- a CDS encoding sarcosine oxidase subunit beta family protein, with protein MSRYSIFSLLRNGMSYHENWERQWKSPEPRREYDVVIVGGGGHGLATAYYLAKEHGVRNIAVLEKGWIGGGNTARNTTIVRSNYLWDESAALYEKAMKLWEGLSQDLNYNVMFSQRGVMNLAHTLQDVRDTERRVNANRLNGVDAEFLTPEQIKEIEPTINLNSRYPVLGASIQRRGGVARHDAVAWGFARGADQHGVDIVQNCQVTGIRRDGSQVTGVDTTKGFIKAKKVAIVAAGNTSTLADMAGVRLPLESHPLQALVSEPIKPVVNTVVMSNAVHAYISQSDKGDLVIGAGVDQYTGFGQRGSFQIIEGTLEAIVEMFPVFSRVRMNRQWGGIVDVSPDACPIISKTDVKGLYFNCGWGTGGFKATPGSGWAYAHTIAKDEPHPLNAPFSLERFYTGHLIDEHGAAAVAH; from the coding sequence ATGAGCCGCTATTCGATATTCAGCCTGTTGCGCAACGGGATGTCGTATCACGAGAACTGGGAGCGTCAGTGGAAGAGCCCTGAACCCAGGCGCGAATACGACGTCGTGATCGTCGGCGGCGGCGGGCACGGTCTCGCCACGGCCTATTACCTTGCGAAAGAGCACGGCGTGCGCAACATCGCGGTGCTGGAGAAAGGTTGGATCGGCGGCGGCAATACGGCGCGCAATACGACTATCGTGCGCTCGAATTACCTGTGGGACGAATCGGCCGCGCTCTACGAGAAGGCGATGAAGCTGTGGGAAGGGCTGTCGCAGGATCTCAACTACAACGTGATGTTCAGCCAGCGCGGCGTGATGAACCTCGCGCACACGTTGCAGGACGTGCGCGACACCGAACGGCGCGTGAACGCGAACCGGCTGAACGGTGTCGATGCCGAATTCCTGACGCCTGAGCAGATCAAGGAAATCGAGCCGACCATCAATCTCAACAGCCGCTATCCGGTGCTCGGCGCGTCGATTCAGCGCCGTGGCGGCGTGGCGCGTCACGATGCGGTCGCGTGGGGTTTTGCACGCGGCGCGGATCAACATGGTGTCGACATCGTTCAGAACTGCCAGGTCACCGGGATTCGCCGCGACGGCAGCCAGGTGACCGGTGTCGATACCACCAAGGGTTTCATCAAGGCGAAGAAGGTTGCGATCGTCGCTGCGGGCAATACGTCGACGCTCGCCGACATGGCCGGCGTGCGCTTGCCGCTCGAAAGCCATCCGCTGCAGGCTTTGGTGTCGGAGCCGATCAAGCCGGTCGTCAACACGGTGGTGATGTCGAACGCGGTGCACGCGTACATCAGCCAGTCCGACAAAGGCGATCTGGTGATCGGCGCGGGCGTCGATCAGTACACCGGCTTTGGGCAGCGCGGCAGTTTCCAGATCATCGAAGGCACGCTCGAAGCGATCGTCGAAATGTTCCCAGTGTTTTCCCGCGTGCGGATGAACCGCCAGTGGGGCGGCATCGTCGACGTCTCGCCGGATGCCTGCCCGATCATCAGCAAAACCGACGTGAAGGGCCTGTATTTCAATTGCGGCTGGGGCACCGGCGGCTTCAAGGCGACGCCCGGTTCGGGCTGGGCTTATGCACACACGATCGCGAAAGACGAGCCGCATCCGCTGAACGCGCCGTTCTCGCTCGAGCGTTTCTACACCGGCCACCTGATCGACGAGCACGGCGCTGCCGCCGTTGCGCACTAA
- the merP gene encoding mercury resistance system periplasmic binding protein MerP — MKKLFAALALAAVAAPVWAATQTVTLAVPGMTCAACPITVKKALSKVPGVTHTNVIFDKREAVVTFDDAKTSVAALTRATGDAGYPSSVKQ, encoded by the coding sequence ATGAAAAAGCTGTTTGCAGCCCTTGCGCTCGCCGCCGTCGCGGCCCCGGTCTGGGCGGCGACGCAGACCGTCACGCTAGCGGTGCCCGGCATGACCTGCGCAGCCTGTCCAATCACCGTGAAGAAGGCGCTCAGCAAGGTTCCGGGTGTCACCCATACGAACGTCATCTTCGACAAGCGGGAAGCAGTGGTGACCTTCGACGACGCAAAAACCAGCGTTGCCGCGCTGACGCGGGCGACCGGGGACGCGGGCTATCCGTCCTCGGTCAAGCAATAG
- the merT gene encoding mercuric ion transporter MerT — protein sequence MTEPQNGRGALAAGGLAAILASTCCLGPLVLVALGVSGAWIGNLTVLEPYRPLFIGAALVALFFARRRIFRPAQACKPGEVCAIAQVRAAYKFIFWIVVALVVVALAFPYVLPLFY from the coding sequence ATGACCGAACCGCAGAACGGGCGCGGCGCGTTGGCTGCCGGCGGGCTGGCCGCGATCCTCGCGTCGACGTGTTGCCTCGGGCCGCTGGTGCTGGTCGCACTTGGCGTGAGTGGCGCGTGGATCGGCAACCTGACAGTGCTCGAACCGTATCGCCCGCTTTTCATCGGCGCGGCACTGGTAGCGTTGTTCTTTGCGAGGCGGCGCATTTTTCGGCCAGCACAGGCGTGCAAGCCTGGCGAAGTCTGCGCCATTGCGCAAGTGCGCGCCGCCTACAAGTTCATCTTCTGGATCGTGGTCGCGCTGGTTGTGGTCGCGCTCGCCTTTCCCTATGTGCTGCCGTTGTTCTATTGA
- a CDS encoding L-serine ammonia-lyase produces the protein MNVSVFDLFKIGIGPSSSHTVGPMIAACRFASHIEDANLLGFVRSVKAELFGSLGATGKGHGTDKAVLLGLEGNLPDLIDPDLIEPRLQAIRETKQLVLLGKHPVRFDEREHLGFFRKLMPGAPGSGIVHPNGMRFQAFDENGQLLVEKEYYSIGGGFVVNREGDRVNGLRAGADVPYPFRTGDDLMRVCRETGLSIAEVTLRNECASRPEQEVRDGLLAIWRVMSACVERGCKVRGELPGPMHVKRRAADLCAQLRSRSEESLRDPLSMLDWVNLYAMAVNEENAAGGRVVTAPTNGAAGVIPAVLHYYVKFMHASNDDGIVTFMLTAAAIGIIYKETASISGAEVGCQGEVGVACSMAAAALAAVMGGTPTQVENAAEIGMEHNLGMTCDPVGGLVQIPCIERNAMGAIKALNAARMAMKGDGQHYVSLDNVIKTMRETGADMKTKYKETSRGGLAVNVIEC, from the coding sequence ATGAACGTCAGCGTCTTCGATCTGTTCAAGATCGGTATCGGTCCGTCGAGTTCGCACACGGTCGGTCCGATGATCGCTGCATGCCGCTTCGCCTCACATATCGAAGACGCCAACTTGCTGGGTTTCGTGCGCAGCGTCAAGGCCGAGCTGTTCGGCTCGCTCGGCGCCACCGGCAAAGGGCACGGCACCGATAAAGCGGTGCTGCTCGGCCTCGAGGGCAATCTGCCCGATCTGATCGATCCGGACCTGATCGAACCGCGTCTTCAGGCGATCCGCGAGACGAAGCAACTCGTGCTGCTCGGCAAGCACCCGGTCAGATTCGACGAGCGCGAACACCTCGGCTTCTTTCGCAAGCTGATGCCGGGCGCGCCGGGCTCGGGCATCGTGCATCCGAACGGCATGCGCTTCCAGGCATTCGACGAAAACGGCCAGTTGCTGGTGGAGAAAGAGTATTACTCGATCGGCGGCGGCTTCGTCGTCAATCGCGAAGGCGACCGTGTGAACGGCCTGCGCGCCGGCGCGGACGTGCCGTATCCGTTTCGCACCGGCGACGACCTGATGCGCGTGTGCCGCGAAACCGGATTGTCGATTGCCGAAGTCACGCTGCGCAATGAATGCGCGTCGCGACCCGAACAGGAAGTGCGCGACGGCTTGCTTGCAATCTGGCGCGTGATGTCGGCCTGTGTCGAACGCGGCTGCAAGGTGCGTGGCGAACTGCCCGGTCCGATGCACGTGAAGCGCCGCGCCGCCGACCTGTGCGCGCAATTGCGTTCGCGCTCGGAGGAATCGCTGCGCGATCCGCTGTCGATGCTCGACTGGGTCAACCTCTACGCGATGGCCGTCAACGAAGAAAACGCGGCCGGCGGGCGAGTCGTCACGGCGCCGACCAACGGTGCGGCCGGCGTGATCCCAGCGGTGCTGCATTACTACGTGAAGTTCATGCATGCGTCGAACGACGACGGCATCGTCACGTTCATGCTGACCGCCGCGGCGATCGGCATCATCTACAAGGAAACCGCATCGATCTCGGGCGCTGAAGTGGGCTGCCAGGGCGAAGTGGGCGTCGCGTGCTCGATGGCCGCGGCAGCACTCGCGGCGGTGATGGGCGGCACGCCGACGCAGGTCGAGAACGCCGCTGAAATCGGCATGGAACACAACCTCGGCATGACGTGCGACCCGGTCGGCGGACTCGTGCAGATTCCCTGCATCGAGCGCAACGCGATGGGCGCGATCAAGGCGCTGAACGCGGCGCGCATGGCGATGAAGGGCGACGGGCAGCACTACGTGTCGCTCGATAACGTAATCAAGACGATGCGCGAAACCGGCGCGGACATGAAGACGAAATACAAGGAGACGTCGCGCGGTGGTCTCGCCGTGAACGTCATCGAGTGCTGA